One part of the Arachidicoccus terrestris genome encodes these proteins:
- a CDS encoding DeoR/GlpR family DNA-binding transcription regulator, producing MTITERHQLILQKLKDTGKVSILELSDEMEVSGVTIRKDLKLLEEKHLLYRTHGGASLNNPYAMERTINEKSGINAEIKHKIAKAAQSLLDGNDSIIIGSGTTVFEFARCLEPQTHLTVITPAVKVTLELSNKPNIDVLQLGGLIRPNSSSVAGALAERILNDISCGVLFLGVDGIDLDFGFSITNIAEATLNQKMIETAQKVVVLADSSKFDKRGLGKVCNFDQVQYIVTDSGVSKKTLEALEERSVHVIIAE from the coding sequence ATGACTATAACAGAAAGGCATCAACTGATTTTACAGAAATTGAAAGATACGGGAAAAGTGAGCATCCTGGAACTCTCCGATGAGATGGAAGTTTCGGGCGTCACCATCCGCAAAGATCTGAAGTTATTAGAAGAAAAGCATTTGTTATACAGGACCCATGGTGGCGCTTCGTTAAATAACCCCTATGCAATGGAACGTACGATCAATGAAAAATCGGGGATTAACGCAGAAATCAAACATAAGATTGCAAAAGCCGCTCAAAGCCTGCTAGATGGCAATGATTCTATTATCATCGGATCGGGAACGACCGTATTCGAGTTTGCCCGCTGTCTGGAACCGCAGACGCATTTGACGGTTATCACCCCGGCTGTAAAAGTAACACTGGAATTATCCAACAAGCCTAATATCGATGTATTACAACTTGGCGGGCTTATCCGCCCGAACTCTTCCTCTGTGGCCGGTGCCCTGGCTGAACGAATCTTAAATGATATCTCCTGTGGCGTGCTTTTTTTAGGTGTAGATGGAATTGACCTGGACTTTGGCTTTTCTATCACCAATATCGCGGAAGCAACCCTGAATCAAAAAATGATCGAGACCGCGCAAAAAGTGGTGGTACTGGCCGACAGTTCAAAGTTTGATAAACGCGGTTTGGGAAAGGTCTGCAATTTTGATCAGGTACAATATATTGTTACAGATAGCGGCGTTTCCAAAAAAACGCTGGAGGCCCTTGAGGAGCGGAGCGTCCATGTTATTATTGCTGAATAA
- a CDS encoding histidine phosphatase family protein, which produces MLEVYFLRHGQTQFNAMGNRYCGRTDVELTELGISQARSVAAQVKDIRFDAIFASPLQRAYNTAQLASGNGTVLKEPRLIEVDFGEWEGLRRDEFIIKDPAAWENWDSDPGSFPAGRTGETAMEVIKRVDAFFMDALQQYPDGRIMVVAHNGVNRLYLAWKLGMPLKNYRQLVQDNSTITVFELDEQTAVLTLKKLNGQR; this is translated from the coding sequence ATGTTGGAAGTATATTTTTTAAGACATGGGCAAACCCAGTTCAATGCGATGGGGAATCGTTATTGCGGCCGTACAGATGTTGAACTGACTGAACTGGGGATCAGTCAGGCCAGAAGTGTCGCGGCGCAAGTAAAGGATATCCGTTTTGATGCGATATTTGCTTCTCCCTTACAAAGAGCTTATAACACCGCTCAGCTGGCTAGTGGTAATGGCACTGTTTTAAAAGAGCCGCGCCTGATAGAAGTGGATTTTGGCGAGTGGGAGGGGCTGCGTCGCGATGAGTTTATTATAAAAGACCCTGCCGCCTGGGAAAACTGGGATAGTGATCCCGGCAGTTTTCCTGCAGGCAGGACAGGAGAAACGGCTATGGAGGTCATTAAAAGGGTGGATGCGTTTTTTATGGACGCCCTTCAGCAATATCCGGATGGCAGAATCATGGTAGTGGCCCATAACGGCGTCAACCGGCTCTACCTGGCCTGGAAACTCGGTATGCCGCTTAAGAACTACCGCCAACTGGTACAGGATAATTCAACGATCACCGTTTTTGAACTGGATGAGCAGACTGCGGTATTAACGCTTAAGAAGTTAAATGGCCAGCGTTAA
- a CDS encoding FGGY-family carbohydrate kinase produces the protein MDIAYFIGIDVGTQGARVVLLDEKGHIAGSQQTGFELTADSRQEQDPAVWWRAVLSGLTEIIKESKLKKIDLKSIKGVSVTSTSGTVIALDSEHRPIHPALMYSDDRSEKAGRLCKEISTRYLPHGYHGFNSSSGLSKMVWFVQTFPEKTPRLAYFAHATDFIIGQLSGKWNLTDETNVLKSGYDLQSGCWPHYLTHHLPLKASWLPEVVPAGTPIGVLDEGVALQIGLAPELAASITVTAGMTDGCASQVASGAVQPGTWNTTIGTTLVIKGVTKAPIDDPLDRLYNHRHPEGYWMPGGASNTGADWITTLFAGDQLEILERAAARLIPSGRLTYPLLKKGERFPFKALEATGFGLESFLNGQKEEPALLYAAGMEGVAYVEKMAFQLIHKLSNETIDRVYTAGGGSNSPTWLRIRSAVLQLPVIKMENASGAVGAAMLAASKTYYRSLSEAVSKMARVASEYIPDPALVPAYEQGYLKFIRTLAEKGYIHEEDYLI, from the coding sequence ATGGATATAGCGTATTTTATCGGAATAGATGTGGGCACACAAGGCGCCAGAGTCGTTCTGTTGGACGAGAAAGGCCATATTGCAGGTAGTCAGCAAACGGGCTTCGAACTGACCGCAGATAGCCGGCAGGAGCAGGATCCCGCCGTCTGGTGGCGGGCAGTGCTGTCGGGTTTGACCGAAATCATCAAAGAATCAAAACTAAAAAAAATTGATTTAAAATCTATTAAAGGGGTTAGTGTAACATCAACTTCAGGTACTGTTATTGCGCTGGATTCAGAACACCGGCCCATACATCCTGCACTGATGTATAGTGATGACCGCTCCGAGAAGGCCGGTCGTCTCTGTAAGGAAATTTCCACGAGATATCTGCCGCACGGTTATCACGGCTTCAATAGCTCCAGTGGTTTATCCAAGATGGTCTGGTTTGTCCAGACTTTTCCCGAGAAAACGCCCAGGCTGGCCTATTTTGCACACGCAACGGATTTTATTATCGGACAGCTCAGCGGTAAGTGGAACCTCACCGATGAAACCAACGTTTTAAAATCCGGATATGACCTGCAGTCGGGCTGCTGGCCCCACTACCTGACGCATCATTTACCGCTGAAGGCATCCTGGCTGCCGGAGGTGGTCCCGGCAGGGACCCCTATTGGGGTCCTGGACGAAGGGGTTGCCCTACAGATAGGACTTGCTCCTGAGCTGGCAGCAAGTATTACTGTTACCGCAGGTATGACCGACGGCTGTGCATCTCAAGTCGCTTCAGGGGCAGTGCAACCGGGTACCTGGAATACCACCATCGGCACAACACTGGTTATCAAGGGGGTGACAAAAGCGCCTATAGATGATCCATTGGACCGTTTGTACAATCACCGTCACCCGGAAGGCTACTGGATGCCGGGTGGCGCCAGTAATACAGGTGCCGACTGGATAACGACACTTTTTGCCGGCGATCAGTTGGAGATACTCGAAAGGGCCGCGGCCCGATTGATTCCGAGTGGCCGTTTGACTTACCCCTTGCTAAAAAAAGGAGAGCGTTTCCCTTTTAAAGCGCTTGAAGCAACCGGTTTTGGCCTGGAAAGTTTCTTAAATGGACAGAAGGAAGAACCAGCGCTGCTGTATGCTGCCGGTATGGAAGGCGTTGCCTATGTAGAGAAAATGGCCTTTCAATTGATCCACAAGCTTTCAAATGAGACCATCGACCGGGTTTATACGGCAGGTGGCGGCAGTAATAGCCCGACCTGGCTTAGGATCAGAAGTGCTGTATTGCAGTTGCCTGTCATCAAAATGGAAAATGCCTCCGGTGCTGTCGGTGCTGCCATGCTTGCGGCCTCAAAAACATATTACAGGTCTCTTTCTGAAGCTGTGTCAAAAATGGCCAGGGTCGCCTCTGAGTACATTCCTGATCCGGCCCTGGTGCCTGCCTATGAGCAGGGGTATCTAAAATTTATTCGGACTTTGGCTGAAAAGGGGTATATTCATGAAGAAGATTACCTAATTTAA
- a CDS encoding FGGY-family carbohydrate kinase — MQKEGYLIIDIGTGNVRVAITDTAGTVIEIARDDVHYIMDDPQLGAMHFDPDRLWQQISQLTQTVLAAVPAVKILAITSASQREGVVLIGKDGRAVIGFPNHDHRGRKIEGALSESEVELIYRKAGRFPGSLFSAFKVTAWQRAFPQAFEQVTKMISISDWATYELTGVLGYEHAQASETLVYSVPDQNWSDELCRLLDFPVELLPPLHVSGTRLGPLKPALLTDWGLSAESIVIVGGADTQLALKSTQPSLGDIAVVSGTTTPIVMVSEQFLTDPLQRTWSNRHVVTDQFILEANAGVTGLNYQRLKEIFYPNESYEVIAEELRALEKVLDKTDRQWPAPVTASLGSLIARERYPLTTGGFTFQVPVSGTLSRSQFIWAALWDIACCIKENLEVLCEVVPYEKDYIWGCSGGMQSRLLRQFVATLTGKEIWLRSRHTQASVIGGAIICGEVLGNRDFEDTHIEKTLPLEDIRYQEYYRQWKAVRQKMQVAYMEDN, encoded by the coding sequence ATGCAGAAAGAAGGTTACCTAATAATAGATATCGGTACCGGAAACGTTAGAGTGGCCATTACGGACACCGCAGGCACCGTCATAGAGATTGCCAGAGACGACGTACACTATATAATGGATGATCCTCAGCTCGGCGCCATGCACTTTGATCCGGATCGGCTGTGGCAGCAGATCAGTCAATTGACGCAAACGGTACTGGCGGCAGTGCCGGCTGTAAAGATCCTGGCAATTACCTCCGCCAGCCAAAGAGAAGGCGTCGTTCTTATTGGTAAAGACGGACGGGCAGTAATTGGTTTTCCCAACCACGATCACCGGGGTCGGAAAATAGAAGGCGCCTTATCCGAATCTGAAGTAGAGCTGATCTACCGAAAGGCCGGAAGGTTTCCCGGATCGCTGTTCTCGGCGTTTAAAGTGACGGCCTGGCAGCGGGCGTTTCCCCAGGCCTTTGAGCAGGTGACAAAGATGATCAGCATCAGTGATTGGGCGACCTATGAACTTACTGGCGTCCTTGGCTATGAGCACGCTCAGGCGTCGGAAACTTTAGTGTATAGTGTGCCGGACCAGAACTGGTCAGATGAGCTGTGCCGGTTGTTGGATTTTCCGGTGGAATTATTACCTCCGCTGCATGTATCTGGCACCAGACTGGGGCCGCTGAAACCCGCCCTGTTAACAGATTGGGGTCTATCTGCGGAGTCAATCGTTATTGTCGGAGGAGCTGATACGCAACTGGCATTAAAAAGTACGCAGCCTTCTTTAGGCGATATTGCAGTCGTGTCGGGCACAACGACACCTATTGTTATGGTGAGTGAACAGTTTCTGACTGATCCTTTGCAGCGGACCTGGAGCAATCGCCATGTCGTCACCGATCAGTTTATCCTGGAAGCCAACGCGGGCGTCACGGGTTTAAATTATCAACGTTTAAAAGAAATATTCTATCCCAATGAGTCATATGAGGTGATAGCCGAAGAGCTGCGTGCGTTAGAGAAAGTATTGGATAAAACCGATCGACAGTGGCCCGCTCCCGTAACGGCTTCACTGGGCTCTTTAATTGCCCGGGAGCGCTATCCGCTGACAACGGGCGGATTTACCTTTCAGGTGCCTGTCAGCGGGACGCTTAGCCGTTCGCAGTTTATCTGGGCTGCCCTGTGGGATATTGCCTGCTGTATCAAAGAAAACCTTGAGGTGCTTTGTGAAGTCGTACCTTATGAAAAAGATTATATCTGGGGATGTAGTGGCGGGATGCAAAGTAGACTGCTGAGGCAATTTGTGGCGACGCTGACGGGCAAGGAAATCTGGTTACGTAGCAGGCATACGCAGGCCTCTGTTATCGGCGGAGCGATTATCTGTGGGGAAGTCCTGGGCAACCGTGATTTTGAGGATACGCACATTGAAAAGACGCTGCCCCTGGAGGACATCCGGTATCAGGAATATTACCGTCAGTGGAAAGCGGTTCGCCAGAAAATGCAGGTCGCCTATATGGAAGACAATTAA
- a CDS encoding 2-hydroxyacid dehydrogenase, with product MSVLITAPYNEEGLSEIASMFGEVCYRPWKTNGSAFTATKLIELLQEAKATALITEHDHVTREVIEAFPKLQFIGVCRGTPSNLDLEAAKEKGIAVFYTPARNAQAVVELLIANVITLLRKTLPAIDWLESGKWEAGAHTSYLQFKGSELAGKTVGLVGFGAIGRKLANILKEFPCTICYYDPYYTDANKAYQKVDLEALFTKSDIISIHLPNNKETEKMIDRHLIGLMSKDAIFVNTARAAVVDRQALLEAIKNGQIRGAVLDVFDQEPPDAIDYQLIRHPHVLATPHIAGASFEVEDHHVRIMNDQLKKWYNAKA from the coding sequence ATGAGTGTATTAATTACGGCACCTTATAATGAGGAGGGGTTAAGTGAAATAGCGTCTATGTTTGGTGAGGTGTGCTACCGGCCATGGAAAACAAATGGAAGTGCCTTTACTGCAACAAAGTTAATTGAACTGTTGCAAGAAGCGAAGGCGACTGCATTAATAACAGAACACGATCATGTGACCAGAGAAGTCATTGAAGCTTTTCCAAAGCTGCAGTTTATCGGTGTTTGCAGAGGGACACCCTCTAATCTGGATCTGGAAGCGGCCAAAGAAAAAGGGATCGCTGTGTTTTATACACCTGCCAGAAATGCACAGGCCGTCGTTGAATTGCTTATTGCCAATGTTATTACCCTGCTTAGAAAAACACTTCCTGCGATTGACTGGCTAGAGTCAGGGAAATGGGAAGCAGGAGCGCATACTTCTTATCTTCAGTTCAAGGGCAGTGAACTGGCCGGTAAAACAGTGGGATTAGTCGGGTTCGGAGCGATTGGACGTAAACTCGCCAACATCTTAAAAGAGTTCCCCTGTACAATCTGCTATTATGATCCGTATTACACAGATGCCAATAAAGCCTATCAGAAGGTAGATCTGGAAGCTTTGTTTACAAAGAGCGACATCATTTCCATTCATCTGCCCAATAATAAAGAAACGGAAAAGATGATTGATCGCCATCTTATCGGACTGATGTCAAAAGATGCGATCTTTGTCAATACGGCCAGAGCGGCAGTCGTAGACAGGCAAGCCCTGTTGGAGGCGATAAAAAACGGGCAGATCCGGGGCGCTGTCCTGGATGTATTTGATCAGGAACCGCCGGATGCTATCGACTATCAGCTCATCCGTCATCCACATGTACTGGCGACGCCTCATATAGCCGGCGCCAGTTTTGAAGTAGAAGACCATCATGTACGGATCATGAATGACCAACTCAAAAAGTGGTATAACGCAAAAGCTTAG
- a CDS encoding MFS transporter has translation MNSALNSGSDSILERAGMPRRLAWGYLGILIFMMGDGIEQGWLSPYLIGRGMSIEQSAALFTVYGVTIAIASWFSGVLAESYGPKKAMLLGLILYILGTAGFIGIGLPNLAFGPMLFTYALRGFGYPLFAYSFLVWITYRSTPGKLGAAVGWFWFVFTGGLNVFGAYYSSWAIIHLGYLNTLWSSIFWVLLGAFFALIVNKDKFLLSNKSGTKAAELKKGITIVKQEPKVLLGGIVRVINTTAQFAFPVFLPMYMAHHGFDTSAWLKIWGTIFIANIAFNLIFGFVGDRVGWRNTIMWFGGVGCGITTLLFFYAPILFGSSYWLVQISGVLWGALLAGYVPLSALIPSLVKEDKGAAMSILNLGAGLAVFVGPAIVGLFIGLIGDEGVVWILAGLYFVSAILTSFIHLPDKAKTAHAMHPSVESPLEAVGH, from the coding sequence ATGAATAGTGCGTTAAACAGCGGGTCGGATTCCATTTTGGAACGTGCAGGCATGCCCAGGCGGCTTGCCTGGGGCTACCTGGGTATACTTATCTTTATGATGGGAGATGGAATAGAGCAGGGGTGGCTCAGCCCTTACCTGATAGGCCGGGGCATGTCCATTGAGCAGTCGGCTGCTTTATTTACCGTTTACGGTGTTACGATTGCCATCGCATCCTGGTTTAGTGGTGTACTTGCGGAAAGCTATGGCCCCAAGAAGGCCATGTTATTGGGGCTGATACTATATATACTGGGTACTGCTGGTTTTATCGGGATTGGATTGCCAAATCTGGCGTTCGGGCCTATGCTGTTTACCTATGCTTTAAGAGGTTTTGGCTATCCATTGTTTGCCTATTCCTTTCTCGTTTGGATTACTTACCGCAGTACACCAGGAAAGCTTGGTGCAGCCGTAGGCTGGTTTTGGTTTGTCTTTACAGGAGGCCTGAATGTATTCGGTGCCTATTATTCCAGTTGGGCCATCATTCATTTAGGTTATCTAAATACACTCTGGAGTTCAATTTTCTGGGTGTTGCTGGGTGCCTTTTTTGCCTTGATAGTCAATAAAGACAAGTTTCTGCTTAGTAATAAAAGTGGAACCAAAGCTGCGGAATTAAAAAAGGGGATTACTATCGTTAAACAAGAGCCTAAAGTATTGCTGGGCGGTATCGTACGGGTGATTAATACGACAGCGCAGTTTGCCTTTCCGGTATTTTTGCCCATGTATATGGCGCATCATGGGTTTGATACCAGTGCCTGGCTCAAAATCTGGGGGACCATTTTTATTGCCAATATTGCTTTTAATTTAATTTTTGGTTTTGTCGGAGACCGGGTCGGGTGGAGAAATACGATCATGTGGTTTGGGGGTGTTGGTTGTGGCATTACGACCTTACTGTTTTTTTATGCGCCAATTCTTTTTGGCAGTAGCTATTGGCTGGTACAGATAAGTGGCGTGCTATGGGGTGCGCTGCTGGCCGGTTATGTTCCGCTATCTGCCTTGATTCCTTCACTGGTTAAGGAAGACAAAGGTGCGGCAATGTCTATATTGAATCTCGGCGCAGGGCTGGCGGTTTTTGTCGGGCCTGCTATAGTGGGTCTGTTCATAGGACTGATCGGAGATGAAGGCGTTGTCTGGATATTGGCTGGTTTGTATTTTGTGAGTGCGATTCTGACGAGCTTTATCCATTTGCCGGATAAGGCAAAAACAGCCCACGCCATGCACCCTTCTGTTGAAAGTCCGTTAGAGGCTGTAGGCCATTGA
- a CDS encoding DoxX family protein: MKFIKTNQDLASLFTRIPIGLGFMAHGWAKISRGSAGFEKLLTLTGVPLPHLSAEIVPYIELLGGMAILMGLYVKFVSLPLIITMLVAMFTIQIKFGFSSVNTIGLSPEGPLFGPPGFEINLLYIGGLLSLLSIGAGNYSVDKIRLAKKKT; encoded by the coding sequence ATGAAATTCATAAAGACAAATCAGGACTTGGCATCCCTTTTCACCAGAATTCCCATCGGACTGGGTTTCATGGCGCATGGCTGGGCAAAAATAAGCAGAGGCAGCGCTGGTTTTGAAAAATTACTAACGCTCACAGGCGTTCCATTACCACATTTGAGTGCGGAAATCGTGCCTTACATTGAACTACTGGGTGGAATGGCCATATTAATGGGTCTTTACGTCAAATTCGTTTCTTTACCACTGATCATTACAATGCTGGTAGCCATGTTTACCATCCAGATAAAGTTTGGGTTTAGTTCTGTCAACACGATTGGATTATCACCAGAGGGCCCCTTGTTTGGCCCTCCCGGATTTGAAATTAATTTGTTATATATCGGAGGACTATTGAGTCTTTTGTCAATAGGTGCCGGAAATTATTCCGTTGATAAAATCCGCTTAGCAAAGAAAAAGACTTAA
- a CDS encoding TlpA family protein disulfide reductase translates to MMRDNRHPAMRSGKPKKECQGGNLRRWFRKNLFNLVLIAAALLLFFSPNAKAWVLQRLMSTGLFDAHIEKMTGSTQNTGHPMSTGQTLSPLTDFTFINERGKILRISDFKGKVVFINFWATWCPPCIAELPSIQQLHDEFIDHPEVAFVLLNEDDVQNFTAGTVSAFMKKHHYSVPVYRLHSNVDINFYAGSLPTTIVLDKQGRVRYRKEGFADYGSERFSRDIKTLLREH, encoded by the coding sequence ATGATGAGGGATAATCGGCATCCGGCGATGAGATCGGGTAAGCCAAAAAAGGAGTGCCAGGGCGGCAATCTGCGGAGGTGGTTTCGTAAAAACCTGTTCAATCTTGTATTGATTGCGGCGGCATTATTGCTTTTTTTCAGCCCGAATGCCAAGGCCTGGGTTTTACAGAGGCTGATGTCGACCGGGCTTTTTGATGCGCATATTGAAAAAATGACCGGCTCAACCCAAAACACCGGCCATCCAATGTCCACCGGGCAAACACTGTCTCCACTCACAGACTTTACCTTTATAAATGAGCGTGGTAAGATATTGCGAATTAGTGACTTCAAAGGCAAGGTGGTGTTCATTAATTTTTGGGCTACCTGGTGTCCACCCTGTATTGCCGAATTGCCTTCCATACAGCAGCTCCATGATGAATTTATTGATCATCCAGAGGTGGCTTTTGTGCTGCTGAATGAAGACGACGTACAGAATTTTACCGCCGGTACAGTTAGCGCCTTTATGAAAAAGCATCACTATAGTGTACCTGTTTATCGTTTACATTCAAACGTAGATATTAATTTCTATGCAGGCAGTTTACCAACAACCATTGTATTGGATAAGCAGGGGCGGGTGCGATACAGAAAAGAAGGTTTTGCTGATTACGGGTCGGAGCGCTTTTCAAGAGATATAAAAACACTGCTGCGGGAGCATTGA
- a CDS encoding TlpA family protein disulfide reductase, producing the protein MNNQKSITDITSFKIIANIQSAWKNKMKFLVILFSALCFSLSLSACQHRRSDDGSGKEITAPGKAERSATIQASLPRHQTPDLTVQDMQGNILTLSELKGKVVFINFWATWCPPCREEMPTIQKLRTHFKNHQNIVFLMIDIDGRLEASSKYLEKNGYDLPVYKAQGAIPSQFLGDAIPTTVILDKAGEVVARVEGARDYGTAEVFNEIEQLLNK; encoded by the coding sequence ATGAATAACCAAAAATCAATTACAGATATAACAAGCTTTAAAATAATAGCCAATATCCAATCAGCGTGGAAAAACAAAATGAAGTTTCTCGTGATCCTCTTTTCAGCGCTTTGTTTTAGTCTTAGCCTGAGTGCCTGCCAGCACCGGCGCAGTGATGACGGCAGTGGTAAAGAGATTACCGCGCCAGGTAAGGCAGAGCGGTCCGCTACGATTCAAGCCAGTCTTCCCCGGCATCAGACACCTGACTTAACGGTGCAGGATATGCAGGGGAATATACTTACCTTAAGTGAGTTAAAGGGCAAAGTTGTATTTATTAATTTCTGGGCTACCTGGTGCCCACCCTGCAGGGAGGAGATGCCAACCATACAGAAATTGAGAACACATTTTAAGAACCATCAGAATATTGTGTTTTTAATGATAGATATAGACGGCCGCCTGGAGGCCTCCTCCAAATATCTGGAAAAGAACGGGTATGATTTGCCCGTTTATAAAGCACAGGGAGCCATTCCTTCACAGTTTTTGGGAGATGCGATTCCTACAACTGTTATTTTGGATAAGGCAGGAGAAGTTGTTGCGAGGGTAGAAGGCGCCAGAGACTATGGAACTGCGGAAGTGTTTAATGAGATTGAGCAGCTTTTAAATAAATAA